The nucleotide window AGGCCCTGGGTGTCGGGCCAGACGTGCTGGCGGCGGCGGTCGTCGTCGGAGTGGTCCTCGTGGGGCTGGCGGTGGTCGTCGCCCGGCGACTGCGCCAGTCACCCGGCGAGCGACTCCGGGACGTGTTGCGGGAGTACGACGAGGTGTCGGTCCTGCTGCACCCGGACCCGGACGCGGACGCGATGGCCGCCGGCGTCGGCGTCGCGAAGCTGGCAGACTGGGTCGACACGGAGACGACGATCCAGTACTCCGGGCAGGTGCGGCGCCAGGAGAACCGCGCCTTCCGGACGGTGTTGGACGTCGAGCTGGAGTGTATCGACCACGTCACGGACATCTCTGCGGAGGCGGTCGTCCTCGTCGACCACAACGAACCCCGAGGGTTCGGCGGCGCCGACGGCGTCCTCCCGGCGGTCGTGGTGGACCACCACCCCGGGGACGGCTCCGCCGAGGAGTTCACCGACGTGCGGACGGACTACGGCGCCTCCGCCAGTCTCGTCGCGGAGTACTTCCGGGATCTGAACGCCACCCCGGTGCCGCCGGACCGTCACGACAGCGAGGTGGCGGACCCGGCGCTGCCGACCTGGATCGCCACGGGGCTGTTGTACGGGGTGTTGTCGGACACGGCCCGGCTCACTCGCGGGGCGTCGGACGCCGACTTCGCGGCCGCGGGCTACCTCTCTCCGGGCGTCGACGAGGACCTCCTGTCGCGTATCGCCGACCCGGACGTGTCGACGGAGACGCTGGAGGTGAAGGCCCGAGCCATCGCCGGCCGGGAGATCCAGGGGTCGTACGCCGTCAGCGACGTCGGGTCGGTGTCGAACGCGGACGCTATCCCGCAGGCCGCAGACGAGCTCGTCGGACTGGAGGGGGTGTCGGCGGTGGTCGTCGTCGGCGACAAGGACGGCACGCTCCACCTCTCCGGACGGTCGCGCGACGACCGGGTTCACATGGGTCGAGCGTTGGACGCGGCCGTCGGTGACCTCCCGAACGCCTCTGCCGGCGGCCACGCCCGAATGGGCGGCGGGCGCGTTCCGCCGGCGGTCCAGGCGGACGGCACCCGCGAGGTGACCGCGCCCCGGGGCGAGCAGCTGGAGTCGCGGTTGTTCGACGCGATGGACGGGGAGCTCCAGTGACCGGCGACGGGAGCGGTCGGTGAGTCCGGCGACGGGCGGCGACGAACGGGGCGTTTAATGAGTCCCCGACTCCAGAGACACGGACGTGAGCCACGAGGACTTTCCGACGGAGTCGCCGGCGGTGGTGACGTGTGGGCTGCCGTACGCCAACGGTGACCTCCACATCGGACACCTCCGGACGTACGTCGGCGGCGACGTGTACGCCCGGGCGTTGGAGTCGGTCGGCCAGGAGACGGCGTTCGTCTGTGGGTCGGACATGCACGGCACGGCCATCGCCGTCCTGGCCGAACAACGGGGGGTCGAGCCGGCGGAGCTGGCGACCGGCTACCACGAACAGTACCGGGAGACGTTCCCGGAGTTCGGCGTGGAGTTCGACAGCTACGGCCACACGGACGACGAGACGAACCACGCCACCACCCGGGAGTTCGTCCAGACCCTGATCGACGAGGACCACGTCTACGAACGATCCATCGAGGTGGCGTACGACGTGGCGGCCGATCAGTCGCTGCCGGACCGGTTCGTCGAGGGGACGTGCCCGTACTGCGGCGAGCGAGCCCGCGGCGACGAGTGTGACGACGGCTGCGGTCGACACCTGGAGCCGGGAGAGATCGAGTCGCCGGAGTCGACGATCACCGGCAACCCCGCGGAGTACCGCGAACAGGAACACCGCTTCTTCCGGGTGTCGGAGTTCCAGGAGTACCTCTCGTCGTTCCTCGACCGTCTGGAGGGGACGGCCAACGCTCAGAACCAACCCCGCGAGTGGATCGAAGGGGAACTGCGGGACTGGTGTATCTCCCGCGACATGGACTGGGGTGTCGACTACCCGGGAGACGACGAGGGGACGGACGATCTCGTCTTGTACGTCTGGGTGGACGCCCCCATCGAGTACGTCTCCGCGACGAAACAGTACACGGAGCAGGTCGGCGCCGAGACGTTCGACTGGGGCGAGGCGTGGGGGGTACCCGAGGCCGACGGCGGCTTCGAGCCGTTCGCGTCGCCGGAGACGGCCAACGACGGCGGGGAGATCGTCCACGTCATCGGCCGGGACATCATCCAACACCACACCGTGTTCTGGCCCGCGATGTTGCGGGGCGTGGGCTACGGTGAGCCCCGGGCGGTGATGGCCAGCGGCTTCATGACGCTCGACGGCGAGGGCTTCTCCACCTCGCGTGACCGCGCCGTCTGGGCCCAAGAGTACCTCGAGGAGGGGTTCCACCCGGACCTGTTGCGCTACTACCTCGCCACCAACGGAGCGTTCCAACGGGACGTGGACTTCTCCTGGGAGAAGTTCCGCGAACGGGTGAACACGGAGCTGGTCGGCACGGTCGGCAACTTCCTCTACCGGTCGTTGCTGTTCGCGTACCGCAACTTCGACGGCGTGCCGGACGCGACCGCCTCGGAGCCCGTCCGCGCGGAGATCGAAGACGCCGTAGACGCCGTCCGGGACGGGGTGAACGACTACTCCGTCCGGCAGGTGGGCGAGGCGGTGACGGATCTCGCACGCTTCGGCAACGAGTACATCCAGCGGGAGGAGCCGTGGAACCTCACGGACGACGACCCCGACCGGGCCGCACAGGTGATCTTCGACTGTGTCCAGCTGGCCCGTGCGGTGGCGGTGTTGTTCGAGCCGGTGGCACCCGGGAAGGCGGAGGAGCTGTGGACACAGCTCGACGAGGACGGGTCGGTCCACGACACGACCGTCGAGGACGCGACCCGGGCACCGTCCGGCGACCTCCGGGAGCCGACGGAGCTGTTCGAGAAGATCGAAGACGAGCGGGTCGAGGAACTCAACGAGAAGCTGGAAGAACGGGTGGCCGCCGCGACGGACGGTGACGAGACGGACGGAGACGACGCGGACGCGGCAGAGACGGACGAGACCGAAACTGACGAGACCGCCGCGGCCGACGGCTCGGACGTGACCGATCTCGACCCCGTCGCCGAGGACCGCATCGGCTTCGACCAGTTCCAGGAACTCGACTTGCGTGTCGGGGAGATTCTCGTCGCCGATCCCGTCGAGGACGCGGACGACCTCGTCCGTCTCGAAGTGGACGTCGGCGTCGAGGAACGCCAGATCGTCGCCGGGATCAAACGGCTCCACGACACGGACGACCTGCCGGGCACCCGAGTCGTGATCGTCGCCAACCTGGAGCCGACGGAGCTGTTCGGCCTGGAGTCGAACGGAATGCTGCTCGCGGCCGGCGAGGAGGCGGACCTGTTGACCACCCAAGGGGACGCCGTCCCGGGGACACAGGTGCGGTAGACTACCCGGTCTGCCGTCTGTGCGGTCCGTAGTCTGTGCCGTCACCTCTGTCCGGACGTTTATCCTCCGGGGGAGCGTAAGCGAGGGTATGGAGAGCGTGCGGAAGGGGCTGCGGAGAGGAGATCTGGCGAAGGACAACTACGAGCGGCTCCAGTGCGCGAACTGTGACGAGAACCTGAAGACGGAGAACGACCCGGACGAGGTGTTCACGCGACGGGTCTGTCCGGAGTGTGGCGGGGAGTGGAAGGAGATCGGGTAGCCTACTACTCGAACACTTCGTCGAACTGGCCCGCGCCCATCGGGTCGAACGTGCCCGCAGCGACGTTCTCGCGGAGGTGGTCGACCCGTCTGGCGCCGACGAGCGCCGCCGTCACCGCCGGCGCCGACCGAGCGAAGTTGAGCGCACGCTGTGCCGGCGTGTCACCCTCTAGCCTCGCGTCGACGGCCGGCGGGGTCGACCCCTCCGTCGTCAGCTCCCCCTGTGCGAGGCTGGCGCTCGTGAACACGGACAGCCCCTCGCGGTGGGCGAACTCCAGGGCACTCACCCGGTCGCCGTCGTGGTCGTGGGCGGCGACGGTGAACGCGTCGGCCATCCGGACGTTGAACGGGAGCTGAACGGCCGCGAAGCCGTGGTCGTCGGCGCCGACGGTGTCGGCGGCGGCCCGCGCCCGGGTGAGAATCTCCCCCAGGTCCAGGTGGGCCTCGGCCGACGGCGGGACGCGGAGGGCGTCCCAGGTGGCGACGCCGTACCGGCCCAGGTCGCCGGCGGCGCGGCGCCGCTCCAACAGCTCGAAAGCGGCCTCGATCTGGTCGTAGACGGCCGCACGGTCGCGGACGGCCAACTGCGTCTCCGGGTTGTGGAGGTAGTAACAGTCGACACGGTCGACACCCAGCCGGGACACCGAGCGGTCGAGTTGATCGGCGAGGAAGGCGGGGGTCAGGGCGTGGCTGCCACGCGCCAGGTCGCCGGGCGCCAGGGGGCCGTCGTCGACGAACTCCCGGCGGACGTACGCGGCGGGGTCGTCCGGCCGCTCCCCGTCGAACGGGACGAACCCGCCTTTGGTGGCGACGACGACCGCCTCGCGGGGGGTGTCGCTGTCGGCGAGCGCGTCGCCGACCACCCGTTCGCTGCGGCCGGCGCGGTAGTTGCTCGCGGTGTCGAGGAGGTTCACCCCCGTGCCGAGCGCGGTCTCGAGGCTCTCGCGGTAGCGGTCGTCGTCGTCGTCCGTCGGGTCACCGAGGTAGGTGCCGACGCCGACGCTGGAGACGACGCCCGGGCCGAACCGTCTGAAGTAGGTGCGACCGAACTCCTCGCCGAAGCGGTCGCGGAACCGCCAGGTGTCGTCTGCGGTGGCCATACGGCGGGTTCGCCCGGCCGGGTGTTGAACCGTTCGCTCGCCGGCTCGTCGACCCGGCGGCTCGCCCGCTCGCCGGCTCGTCGACGCGGCGGCTCACCGACTCACCGCACGTCGTCGTACACGTCCGCCAACACGTCGACGGCGTGGTCGGCACTGGCGACGGAGCGGTCGTCCAGACAGTTCCGTCGGAGCCGTTCGCGGTTCGCCAGCGCTCGGTCGACGGCGTCGGCGAACGCGGCGGTGTCGCCGGGCGGGAAGTGGAGGCCGTTGTGGCCGTCGTCGACGGTGTCGGCGAGGGCGCCGGCGTCGACGCCGACGACGGGGGTGCCGCAGGCGGTCGCCTCCAGCGCGACGAGCCCCTGCGTCTCGACGGGCGAGGGGAACAGGAACGCGTCCAGCGCGGAGTAGAACGTCGGCAGTTCCTCGCGGTCGAGGAAGCCGAGGAACCGGGTGTCGACGCCGTGGTCGTCGGCGGCGGCCGCGACGGCCTCTCGTGCGGGCCCCTCCCCGCCGAACACGAGCGTCGCGTCCGTCTCGGCGGCCGCGACCGCCGGCGGAATCGCATCGAGCTCCTTCTCGAACCCGTGGCGCCCCGTGTAGCCGACGAGCGGACCGTCGGGGAGGTCGTGGCGCTCGCGGAAGGCGGCCACGGCGTCGTCGCCGGCCGGGGAGAAGAACGCCGCGTCCACGCCGTTGGGGACGATCCGGACGGGGCTGTCCACGCCGATCTCGCGGAGGTGTTCGCGGGCGGGCTCGCTGGGGGCGACGACCACGTCCGCGCGGTTCATGAACCACCGTTCGTACCGACGGGCGGACCCCTCCACGACGGACGCGACCGGGCCGCGGGCGAGGTAGTCGGCGTACTCCGCAGTCGGGGTGTGGTAGGAGGCGACCAACGGAGCGTCGATCCGGCGCGCGAGGTACAGTGCCGACAACCCCAGCCCGAACGGGGTGTGGGCGTGGACCACCTCTGGCTCCGGCCGTCGGACGGAGTCGGGCACGCCCGGCAGCCCGAACCGGAACCCCTCGTAGAAGGGGAACCCGAAGCTGCGGGTAGGGTGTTCGCCCGCACCGCGGTCCGGGTCGTAGCTGGGCGCCTCCGGGAACACTACGTCCATCCGTCCGCCGCGGTCGAGCCACCGGTCGCGCCAGGTACTGACAGTGTAGGTGACGCCGTTCACCGTCGGGAGGTACGTGTCGGTGAAGGCGGCGACACTGTGCATCCGGGCGGGGGTATCCCGCCTCGCCTGTAAACCGTTGTGATACGCGACGACGACGCCGACACGACACTCCCGCGGAGTAGTTCACGAACCACACAACACTTTTTGCCGGGGGTGGCGTACCCTCGGGGGATGCCGGACGCTATGAGCGACTACCTCGGCCGGGAGATGACGTGTGAGGGGTTGTTGGACTGTTTTCACGGGCTGAAGGATCTCGACCGAGAGGTGTTCGAGGTGCTCGCGGCCGCCGAGACGGCGATGACCGTCGACGACGTCGCCGAGGCGGTCGACCGGGAGCGTTCGACCGCCTACCGCTCCGTACGCCGACTCGTCGAGGCGGGTGTGGTGGAGCGTGAACAGATCAACTACGACGACGGCGGGTACTACCACGTGTTCGCCCCCCGGCCGGCCGACGAGGTGGCCGACGAGATGCAACGGATGCTCAACGAGTGTTACGCCAAGATGGGCCAGCTCATCGGGGAGTTCCGCGAGGAGTACGACGAGGCCGACGCGCCCGTACCAGCGGAACACTGAGCCACCCCAACACTGACTACCCTCCAGGCAGTATTGTGCAGTGTGCAACAGAACGTCGGAGAGACGGACGGGCTCGCTCGCGTACTGGTCGGCGCCGTCGCCGGGGCCGTGTCGCTCGCAACACTCGTCGGCACGACCGGACTGCCGGCGCTCGTCGCCCCGGTCGCGGGGCTGGCCGCCGCGATCATGTTGTTCACCGGGCTGACGAGCAGCTGCCCGGCGTACAGTCTGTTGGGCGTGAACACGCTCCGCCGGTAGCTAGACCACCTCGACGACGCCGAGCATCCCCGCGCCGCGGTGGGGGGCGCAGTAGTACTCCACGACGCCAGTCTCTTCGAAGGTGTGTTCGTACGTCTTCCCCTCGACGACGTAGTAGCTGCTGGACAGCGTCCCGTCTTCGGCGGCGACGTTGTGTCGGCCGCCCTGGCCGGTCCACTCCCAGCGGACGGTCGTGCCGGTCGTCACCGTCACTGCCGCGGGGTCGAACGCCAGCCCCTGCCCGGCCCCGACGGCCACCGTGACCGTGTCCGTGTCCGTGCGGTCGGTGACGCCGTCGAACCCGTTCGCGTCCGCGAGGTAGCCGCCGTACGGTCCCTCGTTCGTCGACTCCAGACAGCCGGCCGCGGGGACGGCGACGGTCAGCGCCGCCAACAGTCGCCGCCGCGTCGGCCCCGTCTCCGTGTCTCTCATCGACCGTGTTACGGCCGCGACGGGCTTCACTCCCGTGGTGTCGTCTCGTGGCTTCCGGCGCGCGAAAGCTTTTGACAGACGCTGTCGTGTCACACACACATGGTGAATCTCGTCACCGAGGTGGCGGCGACGGCCGAAGCGCACCCGGACGCCCCGGCGGTCGCGTTCGACGGCCAGGAGTTCGACTACCGGGCGCTGTGGGGGCGGATCGGCGCGTTCGCGTCCGGGCTGGCGGACGCCGGCGTCGCCGCCGACGACCGGGTGGCGCTGTACCTGCCGAACCTCCCGCAGTTCGTCGTCGGCTTCCACGGCACCCTCCGAGCGGGCGCCGCGGTCGTTCCGACGAACCCCCAGTACAAGAGCCGGGAGATCGAGCACATCTTCGCCGACTCCGGCGCGAGTGTGGTGGTCACGCTCCCGGATCTGGTGCCGTTCGTGGAGGAGGTGCGCGAGGACACCCCGGTGGAGACGGTCGTCACCGTCGGCGACGAGACCGAGACCGGCGAGTCGTTCGAGTCGTTCCTCGGCGACCCGGGGTTCGAGACGGTCGCGCGCGACGACGACGACGTGGCGTGTCAGCCGTACACCTCCGGCACGACCGGCCAGCCGAAGGGTGTCCTCCTGAGCCACGAGAACCTCCGGTCGAACGCGGCGGTGTCGACGACGCTCGCACCCGACGACGGGATACGGTCGTCCGACCGGATGCTGGGCGTCCTCCCCCTGTTCCACATCTACGGCATGACTGTGACCATGAACGCCACGTTGTTCGCCGGCGGGACGTACGCCCCGTTGCCCGCCTGGGACGTCGAACAGGCGTTGTCGACGATTCAGGCGACCGGCGTGACGGTGTTCCACGGCGTGCCGGCGATGTACAACGACATCGTCACGACGGACGGGGGCGAGGCGGACCTCTCCGGGCTCCGGCTGTGTGGCGTCGGCGGCTCCGGCATCCCCGAGGAGGTGCTCCGGCGGTTCGAGGAACTGTACGACGCGGAGATCTACGAGGGGTACGGGCTGACGGAGACGAGCCCGGTGACACACTTCAACACCCCCGACGCGGGGCGTCGCGTCGGCTCCATCGGTAAGTCACTCCCGGGGATCGACGCACGCGTCGTCGACGAGTCGTTCGACGCCGTCGCCCCCGTGTCGGAGGGGCCCGTCGACGAGTCCGAGACGGATCTGGACGGCGTCACCGGGGAGATCGTCGTCAGCGGGCCGAACGTCTGTCTGGGCTACCACGACCGACCGGCGGCCAACGAGACATCGTTCACGGAGGCGGACGGCGAGCGGTGGTTCCACACGGGTGACGTGGGCTACCACGACGAGGACGGCTTCTTCTACGTCGTCGACCGCGAGAAACACGTCATCGTCACCGGCGGCTACAACGTCTACCCCCGCGAGGTGGAAGAGCTGTTGTTCGAACACGAGGCGGTCGCGGACGCGGCCGTCGTCGGCGTCCCGGACGAGCGCCGCGGGGAGACGGTTCGGGCGTTCGTCGTGCCGACGCCCGACGCCGAGGCGACGCCAGAGGAGCTGAAACAGTACTGCCTCGACAGCCTCGCGGAGTACAAACACCCCCGCGAGATCGAGTTCGTCGAGGAGCTCCCCCGCACCACGACCGGGAAGGTCCAGAAGTTCGAGCTGGTCGAGGAGTCGGAGTGAACGGACGACGGCAAGCCTGAAGTACAGTGCCGGGACCACTCCGGTCCCGTGGACGACTCGGACACGACGCCGGAGGACGACGAGCCGCACGGTGACGACACAGGGGGTGACGGAAACAGAGAGACCCGGCTCCGAGACGTTCGACGGGCGGCCGTCGTGGCAGTTTCGACGGTCGTCGGGCTGTGCGTCGACTGGGTCGAACGCCGGAGCCGTCTCTCGCAGTTGTTGCTCGGCGGTCTGATAGCCGTCTCGTCGGAAGCGACGGTCCCGGTCCTCCAACGGCTCGGTGCGCTCGCGCTGGCGAACCTCTCGTCGGTGACCGCGACCAGTTGGCTCTCGATGCTCGTCGGGACGCAGATCGGACAGACTGTGGTTCAGATGCAGAAACTTGATAAGATAGGTGAAGAAATGGAGGCTATGGAGGCGGACACGGGAACCACGGAGACGGACGGTGGCCGCCCCGCCCGCTCGTGGCGAACCGGCGGCGGGATCATCGGCGGTGCCATCGCTGGGGCCGGCTTCGGCTCGTCGTTCGGAACACGGGGACTCTTCGTCGGACTGGCCGTCGGTATCGTACTGGGCGACACCTTCGAGGAGTGGCTGTTGTCGTCGTGACCGACGACTCCGGCAGAGGCAAGTCCCCCCGCGACCACCCGCCTGACGATGGCGACCGACGAGATTCCCGACGAGACGGACCACACCGGCACCGACCGCGTCGAACTCACCCGCGACCCGGAGAGCCGGATCGCGCGCGTCACGCTGACTGACCCGGATCGACGCAACGCCCTGTCGACGGAGCTGGCGAGCGGCGTCGTCGCCGCCTTAGACCGCTTGGAGGGGACGGACACTCGGTGTGTCGTCGTCGCGGGTGAGGAGTCGGCGTTCTCCGCCGGCGGCGACGTGGAGGCGATGGTGGAACGCGCCGACGCCGACGAGCCGTTGGACGACGCCGTCAGACACGTGATCCAGGACACCGGGCGGTGTGTCCGGCGGCTGTACGAGTCGGAGTTCCCGACCGTGGCGAAGGTGACCGGGCCGGCGTTCGGCGCCGGGGCGAACCTGGCCATCGCCGCCGACGTGCTCCTGTTCCACGCCGACGCCCGGATCGGCTTCGGCTTCCGCAACGTCGGACTGGCGGTGGACTCCGGCACCTCCTTCCTCCTGCCGCGGCTCGTCGGCGACAACGTCGCCGCCGAACTGGTGTACACGGGTGAACTGCTGGACGCCGACCGCGCGCTGGAGCTCGGGATCGCCAACCACGTCTTCGACGCCGAGACGTTCGAGCGGGAGGCGGAGGCGCTGATCGAGGAGATCGCGTCCGGGCCCTCCGTCGCCTTACGTACCTCGAAGCGACTGCTCCGGGCCGACAGCCCGTCGCTCGGGCAGGCGATCCGCAACGAGGCGAGCGCGCAGGCGGCCGTGTTCGACACCCAAGACCACGCCGAGGGGGTCTCGGCGTTCGTGGAGAAACGAGAGCCGGAGTTCGAGGGGCGTTAGCCGAAACTGATAGTTGGTGTCCGTCCGGCTAGAACGGTGTGGGCAAGAAGATCTCCTCGAATCAGGCGCTGGAACAACGTTCCCGGACGGAACTGAAGTCGGCGTTCGAGGGCTGGGCCGTTAACGACTTAGAGAACGACTTCGGGCTCGACTTCGTCGTTCAACTGGCGAGCCCGGCCAGGCGAGAGGAGGAACAGCACACCGAACTGACACCGTTCAGCTGTTATGTCCAACTGAAGGCCGCCGAGTCGTTCGACGGCGGAGAGTCCGTCAGCCGTTCGATCAGCACCGATCTGTTCGACTCCTACTGGGGGAGTCCGGTCCCGATCGCCTTCGTGTTCTACGAAGACTCGACAGGGGACCTCTACTACCAGTTCCTGCAAGACATCGTCTGGACCGACCTCTGGGAGTCGACACCGACGTGGCGGACACAGGAGACGGTGACCGTTCGGATCGACAGGGACCGACAGCTGACGGACAGAGACGACTTCGGGGAGGCGGTCGAGGCGTGCCAGCGACGGATCGAGACACGTCGGTACAGGCAGCAGTTGGTCGAATCGGCGCTTAGCGAGCGTGTCGGTGGAAGAGGGGCCCTCGCCGGAACAGAGCATGTAATGGCCTACTTCGCTAACATCGTTGACAACGGTCCTCTTCCATACGAACTGAAACCGATACGACAATGTCTGAGCGAACTCGCCCCGCTTGACTTTCACACCACCGTCACGGGATGTGATCCGGCTGCACCGTTGTTCACCCTGTACGACTGCTGCCGGGTGGCGGCCCGCATTTGCACGGACGAAGTCCCAGAGATGGCCGAGTTCTTCTCGGGGTACGCAGACCGAACCCGCGCGTCCCTACGACACTGGCTCGTCGGGAACGTCTACCTGAACTGTGAGATAGACGAGACGTTCGTGATGCTCGACGTGTACGAACTCACCCAGGAACCGACCGAATTCGGTCTCTGGATGGCAACACAGCAGTACGAGGACGGAGTGTTCTGGGACGAGAACCCACGATCGATCTGCAACACACCGACCTACAAGCTCGTTGAACAGGTCCCGTACGAGGAGGCGACTGCTCCACACAACGCCTGTGAGGAGGGCGACCACGAGATGATCGTCACAAGCCCAGACGGTATCGATCCGTTTCTCTCCTGTGAGCGCTGCGGCCTCTCGATGGATGTTCTGTGTGAAACCCCGTGCCATGTGCCTGAACTGACGTGTAACCGATGCGGTGAGAACACCCTCGGAGAAGTAGTCGACGAGTCGGGGGTATACTGTAATGCCTGTGCGGCCAATCGGCGCTAAACCGCCTCGAAGGCGTGCCGGACGACCTCGCTGTCGTCGTCCCACTCGAAGTTGCCGCCGTGGACCATCTTCATCCGGCGCTTGTACGCCTCTAAGTCCTCGGAGCCTTCCGCCTGTGCGTCCTCGTCGGTGAGGTCGCCCAGGGTGCGGTGGGTGATATCCGTCACCTCGAAGGTGGTGCCGTCGATCTCGAAGGTGTCACCCTCCTCCGCGTAGGCGTGGCCGCGGTGGAGCTGTGTCACCTCGCCGTCGGCCGCCATCTGTTGGACGCGCTCGTTGGGCAGCATTTCGCCGGGGTCGATCTCTGCCATACGTTCGTCTGTGGGCTCCGGCACCGAAACGGTGTCGCCACGCGACGGGATCGGCGCCGTGGGGCGATCCCGACGCGAGCGGGATAACAAGGTTTTCGGGGGGACCACACCACCGAGAGAGTATGACCGACTACACCGTGGAGTTCGTCGGGACCGGCGAGGAGATCACGGTCTCGGACACGGAGACGATCCTCGCGGCGTGTCTCGACGCCGGGATCGCCCAGGAGTACTCCTGTCGCGTCGGTATGTGTCTGGCGTGTTCCGCGGAGATCGTCGAGGGCGAGGTGAACCAACGGGTCGCCGTCGCGCGGGCGCTCACGGAGGAGGAAGCAGAGGAGTACGCTCTGACGTGTATGGCGCGACCGGCGTCGGACCTGAAGCTGGACCGCGGGACGTACCCCCCGAGCATCGAGGGCGACGGCCGCGTCGAAGGCGAGGAGACGGCGGCCGCCGACGACTGATCCGGTTCGGGCCCGGAGTCGACGCCAGTCTCGGAGTCGACGCCAGTCTCGAACTCAATCCCCGGCGACGGCGCAGTTGTTCGGCCCGAGTTCCGCCTCGAACGCGTGGTCGTCGTCCATCGACCGCCGGCCGAGGTTGGTCGCCACAATCTCCGAGAAGTTGCTCGGCCGCGGCGGCAGCTCCGCGGAGACGGCGTCGACGAACGCCCCACGAGAGAGCGACAGGAGATCGAAGCCGAGATCGCCGACGCGGGCGGTGAAGGCACCGTCGCGGGTGTTCGCCACGTCGGCGGCGTGTCCCGGCGCGAGGACGGTGTGGTCGGGAACGGCCAGCAGTCGGTCGTGGAGGCTGTCGTAGGCGGCGGCCGCGAGGTCGCGGGCGGGCTCGCCGGCGCCCGCCTCCAGGTCCGGCCGGCCGACGCTCGTCGTGAACAGTGCGTCGCCGGAGAACAGGTGTTCGAGGCCG belongs to Halobaculum sp. MBLA0143 and includes:
- a CDS encoding bifunctional oligoribonuclease/PAP phosphatase NrnA, with protein sequence MFPPQIDRLSQATREALGVGPDVLAAAVVVGVVLVGLAVVVARRLRQSPGERLRDVLREYDEVSVLLHPDPDADAMAAGVGVAKLADWVDTETTIQYSGQVRRQENRAFRTVLDVELECIDHVTDISAEAVVLVDHNEPRGFGGADGVLPAVVVDHHPGDGSAEEFTDVRTDYGASASLVAEYFRDLNATPVPPDRHDSEVADPALPTWIATGLLYGVLSDTARLTRGASDADFAAAGYLSPGVDEDLLSRIADPDVSTETLEVKARAIAGREIQGSYAVSDVGSVSNADAIPQAADELVGLEGVSAVVVVGDKDGTLHLSGRSRDDRVHMGRALDAAVGDLPNASAGGHARMGGGRVPPAVQADGTREVTAPRGEQLESRLFDAMDGELQ
- the metG gene encoding methionine--tRNA ligase; this translates as MSHEDFPTESPAVVTCGLPYANGDLHIGHLRTYVGGDVYARALESVGQETAFVCGSDMHGTAIAVLAEQRGVEPAELATGYHEQYRETFPEFGVEFDSYGHTDDETNHATTREFVQTLIDEDHVYERSIEVAYDVAADQSLPDRFVEGTCPYCGERARGDECDDGCGRHLEPGEIESPESTITGNPAEYREQEHRFFRVSEFQEYLSSFLDRLEGTANAQNQPREWIEGELRDWCISRDMDWGVDYPGDDEGTDDLVLYVWVDAPIEYVSATKQYTEQVGAETFDWGEAWGVPEADGGFEPFASPETANDGGEIVHVIGRDIIQHHTVFWPAMLRGVGYGEPRAVMASGFMTLDGEGFSTSRDRAVWAQEYLEEGFHPDLLRYYLATNGAFQRDVDFSWEKFRERVNTELVGTVGNFLYRSLLFAYRNFDGVPDATASEPVRAEIEDAVDAVRDGVNDYSVRQVGEAVTDLARFGNEYIQREEPWNLTDDDPDRAAQVIFDCVQLARAVAVLFEPVAPGKAEELWTQLDEDGSVHDTTVEDATRAPSGDLREPTELFEKIEDERVEELNEKLEERVAAATDGDETDGDDADAAETDETETDETAAADGSDVTDLDPVAEDRIGFDQFQELDLRVGEILVADPVEDADDLVRLEVDVGVEERQIVAGIKRLHDTDDLPGTRVVIVANLEPTELFGLESNGMLLAAGEEADLLTTQGDAVPGTQVR
- a CDS encoding HVO_0758 family zinc finger protein, giving the protein MESVRKGLRRGDLAKDNYERLQCANCDENLKTENDPDEVFTRRVCPECGGEWKEIG
- a CDS encoding aldo/keto reductase — translated: MATADDTWRFRDRFGEEFGRTYFRRFGPGVVSSVGVGTYLGDPTDDDDDRYRESLETALGTGVNLLDTASNYRAGRSERVVGDALADSDTPREAVVVATKGGFVPFDGERPDDPAAYVRREFVDDGPLAPGDLARGSHALTPAFLADQLDRSVSRLGVDRVDCYYLHNPETQLAVRDRAAVYDQIEAAFELLERRRAAGDLGRYGVATWDALRVPPSAEAHLDLGEILTRARAAADTVGADDHGFAAVQLPFNVRMADAFTVAAHDHDGDRVSALEFAHREGLSVFTSASLAQGELTTEGSTPPAVDARLEGDTPAQRALNFARSAPAVTAALVGARRVDHLRENVAAGTFDPMGAGQFDEVFE
- a CDS encoding glycosyltransferase yields the protein MHSVAAFTDTYLPTVNGVTYTVSTWRDRWLDRGGRMDVVFPEAPSYDPDRGAGEHPTRSFGFPFYEGFRFGLPGVPDSVRRPEPEVVHAHTPFGLGLSALYLARRIDAPLVASYHTPTAEYADYLARGPVASVVEGSARRYERWFMNRADVVVAPSEPAREHLREIGVDSPVRIVPNGVDAAFFSPAGDDAVAAFRERHDLPDGPLVGYTGRHGFEKELDAIPPAVAAAETDATLVFGGEGPAREAVAAAADDHGVDTRFLGFLDREELPTFYSALDAFLFPSPVETQGLVALEATACGTPVVGVDAGALADTVDDGHNGLHFPPGDTAAFADAVDRALANRERLRRNCLDDRSVASADHAVDVLADVYDDVR
- a CDS encoding helix-turn-helix domain-containing protein, giving the protein MPDAMSDYLGREMTCEGLLDCFHGLKDLDREVFEVLAAAETAMTVDDVAEAVDRERSTAYRSVRRLVEAGVVEREQINYDDGGYYHVFAPRPADEVADEMQRMLNECYAKMGQLIGEFREEYDEADAPVPAEH
- a CDS encoding DUF2892 domain-containing protein → MQQNVGETDGLARVLVGAVAGAVSLATLVGTTGLPALVAPVAGLAAAIMLFTGLTSSCPAYSLLGVNTLRR
- a CDS encoding halocyanin domain-containing protein; amino-acid sequence: MRDTETGPTRRRLLAALTVAVPAAGCLESTNEGPYGGYLADANGFDGVTDRTDTDTVTVAVGAGQGLAFDPAAVTVTTGTTVRWEWTGQGGRHNVAAEDGTLSSSYYVVEGKTYEHTFEETGVVEYYCAPHRGAGMLGVVEVV